The DNA segment CGCGCGGGTCTTGCCCTCGGGCCGGAAAGCCCAGTGGGTCGTCACCGGCGCAGCTCTCGTCGTCGCCCTGGCGTTCCCGCTGATCTTCAGTAACCCTGCGACGACGTCGGTGGCCATGTTCACGCTGCTGTTCGTCGCAGCGTCGTCCGCCTGGAACATGTTCTCCGGCTACAGCGGCTACACGGCCTTGGGCCAGGCCGTCTTCTTCGGCAGCGGCGCCTACTTCCTCGCCAACGTCGCCAACCTCTGGCACATGCAGGGTGGTGTCGGCGTATTCGCGCTGGTTCCCCTTGCCGGGCTGTTCGCAGGTCTGGTCGCGGTGCCGGTCGGGTGGATCTCGCTCCGAACTCGGCGCCACACGTTCGTCGTCATCACCATCGCCTTCTTCTTCATCTTCCAGCTGCTCGCCTACAACCTCACAGGACTCACCAACGGCTCGGCTGGCATGCAGCTACCCATTCCGCCCTGGCTTGCCGCGACCTACAACACCTACTTCTACTTCGCTGCGCTCGGCGTCGCGATCATCGCAGTGGCACTCTCCTGGGCGGTCCGCCGCTCGCGGTTCGGTCTTGAGCTGTTCGCCATTCGTGACGACGAGGACCGGGCGCGGGGTCTCGGAGTGCGCACCGGGCAGGTGAAGCTCTCCGCTTTCGTGCTCTCGGCAGTGGTCACCGGCATGTGCGGGGCTGTC comes from the Actinomycetes bacterium genome and includes:
- a CDS encoding branched-chain amino acid ABC transporter permease — protein: MPSGRKAQWVVTGAALVVALAFPLIFSNPATTSVAMFTLLFVAASSAWNMFSGYSGYTALGQAVFFGSGAYFLANVANLWHMQGGVGVFALVPLAGLFAGLVAVPVGWISLRTRRHTFVVITIAFFFIFQLLAYNLTGLTNGSAGMQLPIPPWLAATYNTYFYFAALGVAIIAVALSWAVRRSRFGLELFAIRDDEDRARGLGVRTGQVKLSAFVLSAVVTGMCGAVYAYYLGSIYPPFAFEAIFDVTIALMGFFGGLGTVSGPVIGALILEPLQQYLNLQVTSGGVALILFGVLFLLVIRYLPQGIIPSSAEILRNVRARRAEQGGPRASQPDQPTVHVTGPEETPESTTLGEVGK